Proteins encoded together in one Mastacembelus armatus chromosome 15, fMasArm1.2, whole genome shotgun sequence window:
- the wipf1b gene encoding WAS/WASL-interacting protein family member 1, whose product MPAPPPPPPPGPPPPPTLALANTEKPNLNRSEQQGRNALLSDISKGARLKKTVTNDRSGPVLDKPKGGGGGGGGGGGGGGGGGGGGGGGGGGGGGGGFGGGAPAGLGGLFAGGMPKLRSAANRDTNDTGPSRGPALPLGGPSPFSGGGGSNKPPGSRSSVPDLPRGRPNLSSRQDSSGPPPPVPNTPRPAQSFPSRGGPPPPALPSGPRPSPASAPPPPSVPPGRHGPLPPTPPSGGARPSFSAPPPSNSSRPPLPPAPGGRPPLPDDRPPPPPAPMGGHRPSMPRDLPPPPPPSFNSKPSPSVSSSSSSRSSVGGGAPPLPPGRPGPPPLPPSPAGGDDQNTPRLPQRNSSLNSQVASPPHGRTGPLPPPPNERPPGFGRHQSSTRTGPLPPPPPSGRNVGGGSMRSSPASPPIGRSGPETPRGGLGGRPPLPPERPGTGGAPPPPPPMGNGFQNSHHNQFQDELECRFSFHPVSDFPPPEPYVPFQKTYPSKIAKTDGKGSGKKERGAPPLPPIPR is encoded by the exons ATGCCAGCCCCGCCTCCCCCGCCACCCCCTggacctccccctcctcccaccCTTGCTCTT gCCAACACAGAGAAGCCAAATTTAAACCGTTCTGAGCAGCAGGGGAGAAATGCTCTGTTGTCCGACATTAGCAAAGGCGCCAGACTAAAGAAGACTGTTACCAATGACCGCAGTGGCCCGGTATTGGACA AGCccaaaggaggaggaggtggtggaggaggaggaggtggtggtggtggaggaggaggaggtggtggtggaggtggaggtggcgGCGGCGGCGGAGGAGGTTTTGGTGGCGGGGCTCCTGCTGGTTTAGGAGGCCTGTTTGCTGGAGGAATGCCTAAGCTGAGGTCTGCAGCGAACAGAGACACCAATG ACACAGGACCCAGCCGAGGACCTGCGCTCCCCCTCGGAGGCCCTAGCCCCTTTAGTGGGGGTGGCGGCTCCAATAAACCTCCAGGTTCCCGTAGCAGTGTCCCTGATCTCCCCAGGGGGCGCCCAAATCTCTCATCTAGACAGGACTCTTCAGGCCCCCCTCCTCCTGTGCCCAACACACCTCGACCAGCCCAGTCCTTCCCATCACGAGGGGGCCCACCTCCACCGGCACTCCCTTCAGGTCCCAGACCAAGCCCAGCTTCTGCACCTCCACCTCCCAGTGTTCCACCAGGGAGGCATGGACCACTCCCTCCCACACCGCCTTCAGGTGGGGCAAGACCAAGTTTCTCCGCACCTCCACCTTCAAACAGCAGCCGACCTCCATTACCGCCAGCTCCTGGAGGGAGACCCCCACTTCCGGATGACagacccccaccaccaccagcacctATGGGAGGTCATCGACCATCTATGCCCCGTGACTTgccccctcccccacccccatcTTTCAACTCAAAACCTTCTCCGTCTGtgtcttcctcctcatcctctcgTTCCTCGGTTGGTGGGGGtgcccctcctctccctccaggGCGACCGGGCCCTCCTCCTCTCCCGCCAAGTCCAGCAGGAGGGGATGACCAAAACACACCTCGTCTGCCCCAAAGGAACAGCTCACTCAACAG CCAAGTTGCATCTCCACCACATGGCCGGACAGGACCCCTCCCTCCTCCGCCAAATGAGAGACCACCTGGTTTTGGAAGGCACCAGTCATCAACACGCACAG GGCCTCTTCCGCCCCCTCCTCCCTCAGGTCGTAATGTGGGTGGGGGCAGCATGAGGTCATCACCAGCTTCTCCTCCTATTGGCCGGTCAGGCCCAGAAACCCCTCGTGGTGGTCTGGGTGGCAGACCTCCCCTGCCTCCAGAGAGGCCAGGGACTGGAggggctcctcctcctccaccaccaatGGGCAACGGCTTCCAAAACTCTCACCACAACCAGTTTCAGG ATGAGTTGGAGTGTCGGTTCAGTTTCCATCCAGTTTCAGACTTTCCTCCACCTGAGCCCTACGTCCCCTTCCAGAAGACCTACCCAAGCAAGATTGCCAAGACTGATGGCAAAG GTTCTGGcaaaaaggagagaggagctcctcctcttcctcctatACCCAGGTGA